One window of the Tachypleus tridentatus isolate NWPU-2018 chromosome 10, ASM421037v1, whole genome shotgun sequence genome contains the following:
- the LOC143228564 gene encoding uncharacterized protein LOC143228564: MGKIRDLSHFDSGMIVGARYGGPSISEIADLLGFLRTSIEFIEDDTHTQKSSSEGQFCGRKHLVNERGQRRMARHVQDHRKTINTQITILYNSGMQKGISECIKRRALKQMDYSCRRPHRVTLLPAKNRKTSLQWARYQ, translated from the coding sequence ATGGGAAAAATACGTGATCTAAGCCACTTTGACAgtggaatgattgttggtgccaGATATGGTGGTCCCAGCATCTCAGAAATTGCTGACCTCCTGGGATTTTTACGTACGTCTATAGAGTTCATAGAagatgacacacacacacaaaaatcatCCAGTGAGGGGCAGTTCTGTGGACgaaaacaccttgttaatgagAGAGGTCAGAGGAGAATGGCCAGACACGTTCAAGATCACAGGAAGACCATAAATACTCAAATAACCATTCTTTACAATAGTGGTATGCAGAAGGGCATCTCTGAATGCATAAAGCGTCGAGCTTTGAAACAGATGGACTACAGCTGCAGAAGACCACACCGGGTTACACTCCTTCCAGCTAAGAACAGGAAGACGTCGCTACAGTGGGCACGGTATCAGTAA